In Hallerella porci, the sequence GCAACGGAAGTCGCCAAATACACGCCCAATGTATTCGAAACCGTATTGAAAATTAAAACCGATGCAATGTAGCGATCGATATTATTTTTCACATGAGCGATGTACTTCGCAGTGAACGCGCCTTTTTTAAGAAGAACATCCACGCCAGAAGTGGGAAAACTGTAAAATGCGGCTTCGGTAAACGAGCAAAAAGCCGAACAACCGAGGCAAAAAATTACAGCGAGAAAAAGAAAGAACATAGTGATAAATTAGAAATTAGGATTTCGAAAGCGAAATAATTCCACGTTCTTGTGCGATGTCTAAAACTTTTTTTCCTTGTTTTTCTGCAGAAGAAAATGTGCATTGCACGATTTCGGGAATGGAAATGGAACCGCCGAAAATTTCAGCTTCGATATTGGGAAGCGATAAATATTTTGTGCGAAGAAAAAATTTCCCGAGAAGATAGGTAAGCGGTTCAATGCGCGATGCCACAAGAATCGGAGTTTCGGCGAGATGCGCTTCGACGACAGCGGAACCAGGCCCACAAATGACAGCTGCAGCCGAGCGAAAAAGAGAATTGCGTTCTTCAGCAGAAGCGGGAGAAAGAATGATTGGAAATTTTTGATGTAATTTTTTCACAAAAAAATTTTGCAAATTTTTCCGCGATGCGACAAATTTTACTTGAAAATTTTTAGAAGTTAATTTATATGCAATAAATGCGTATAATTTTAAATTGCGCTTCGCTTGAGAAAGACGACTTCCTGGAAAAAGCAAAATCGTTTTTGCATTTTTTTTGACGGAAATTTTTGGCAAAGCAGAAAAGGGATGCGGAATTTTTTGTACGTGCAATCCGAATTTTTCATACGCTTGAATTTCTATCGGATAAAGCGCCCGCAATTCTACGAGTTTCCGCGCTTCGGGAGAAAGAAATTTTTGAATGCGTTTCGGTTTCCACGCCCAAATTTGCGGCGGTTCAACATAAATGACTTTTTTATTTTGCGCAATCGCTTGTTGCATCAATTTCAAATTGAATCCGGGATAATCAATTGCGACAAGACCTTGGCAATTTTCGTTTTGCAATAATGCGGATAATTTTGCAAAATGTCTGCGCAGAATTTTAAAATGGCGCAACACATCGAAGAATCCATTGACCGGCAAATCATCAAACGGAATGACCGAAAGAAGTCCCGCTGATTGCATACGGATACCGCCGACTCCGATCGCAACAAATCCTTTTCCTAAAATTTCTTGGACAATTTCTTTTCCGAGTATATCACCCGAATCTTCGCCCGCACAAAAAAGCCAAAACGGTTTTTCTGTCATCATTTTACTTTGGCAGAAACCCAAACATTTTCGGCGCCAAATTCTCGTTGCAGCCATTCGAAAAAGTCTGGCGTATAAGCCACTTTGATAACTTGCGCACGCAACGTGTGAATATGTCCGGAAAGAGTTTCAACGTGGAAAACGACTTCGGCAGCGTGCTCGCCTGGGAGCGCTTGCGCCATTTCCATGCGTTCCAAAATCGCGGTCATTCGTTCATCAACAAGTTCCATCGACGAAACGGAAACGTGAATGAAGCTCACCAATTTATTGCGGACTTCATCCATGGAGAACGCACGATCGACAATTATTTGAAGCGAAGACGGATCCAAATTTTGCGGCGTTAATTTTCCGCGGACAATGACGCGGTCATCTTCTCCAAAATGATCGCGGCAACGTTCCCAAGTATCGGGCGGGAAGAAGATGGAAATTTCGCCTTGGAAATCTTGTAATGTTCCCGAGCCCATCGTTTTCGTTTCATCTTTTTTGCTCTGGAAAGAGCGCAGTTTTGTAATGATTCCGCCGACGCAAACAATGGATTTTGGATTTCTGTCCACGATTTCATTGAGTTCACTTTCCGCTAAACTATTCGTCGTAAATCCGCGTAATTCTGGGCGGCATTCGTCAAGAGGATGCGCCGAAAGATAAAGTCCGAGGACGTCGCGTTCTTTATTCAAAAGTTCCATGAGTCCCCACGGCTGCGCTTCTTCGTAAGATTCATCCATCTGCGATTCTGTGGAGTCTCCACCAAACATATCAAAGAGCGATGTTTGTCCCGCATCTTGATCGCGGCGGTGACGGTTTGCCACTTCAATCGCTTTTTCTACACTCGCCATTAACGTGGGGCGATTCGGCGTTGTCGGCGACATTTTATCAAATGCGCCAGCGAGCACTAAGCTTTCAATCGCTTTCCGCGAAAGCGGTGGACGTTTTTCCGGTTGCTTGGATTGATAATCGCTTACGCGTTTGCATACATCGAAAAGCGTTTTATACGGTCCGTGCAATTCACGTTCAGCGACAACATCTTCGATGACGGGGAGGCCGACATTGCGAATGCCCGCGAGTCCATAAACAACTTGTCCTTTTGCATTTGCCGAAAATACGCCGAGCGAAGAATTGATATCCGGCGGGAGCACGGTAATTCCCATGCGTTTGCATTCTTGCACAATCGTCACAATGTCTTCGGTCTTCCCCATTTTGGAAGTCATCGAAGCCGCCATGTATTCGGGGCCATAATGCGTTTTAAGATAAGCGGTTTGATAGGCGACGTAAGCATACGCCGCAGCGTGACTCTTGTTGAACGCGTATCCGCAGAACGGAAGCACCGCATCCCAAACTTTTTGAATCATCGCAGGATCGTAACCTTTATCCGTGCACTTTTTCTTAAATTCCGGTTCGAGCTTCGCCATTTTTTCGGGCATTTTCTTCGCCATGATACGGCGAATATTGTCAGCGCCGCCCAGCGTGTAGCCGCCGAGAATTTGCGCAAGCTGCATCACTTGTTCTTGGTAAACAATCACGCCATAAGTTTCACCGAGAACCGGTTCCAAATCCGGATGATAACAGTCAATTTTTTCTTTGCCTAATTTACGATTGATGAAGTGCGGAATTTGATCAATCGGGCCCGGGCGATAAAGTGCGTTCATAGCGATCAAATCGCTGATACGAGAAGGTTTTAATTCTCGCAAATATTTCTGCATGCCCGGAGATTCAAATTGGAAAACCGCTGTCGTCATTCCGCGACTGAGAAGTTCAAATGTCGCTTTATCATCCGTCGGAATTTTATCCATGTCCACATCGATTTGGTGCGTTTTCTTCACCATATTGACAGTGTCTTGGATGATCGAAAGGTTGATAAGTCCGAGGAAGTCCATTTTCAGAAGGCCGATGTCTTCTGCATAATGTTTGTCGTACATGACGACAGGAGTATCCGCAGGATCTGCGCGATATAACGGTGCCAAATTGTAAATCGGCGTCGGCGTAATCACCACACCGCAAGCGTGCACACCCGTTTGACGCGGCAAATCTTCGAGCTTTAACGCAATGTCCCAAAGTTCTTTGTAGGCTTCGCGACTATTGACGAAAGCGTGAAGCGGTTCGGGATTGTAATCGTCCGAAACCGGTTTTCCTTTTTTGTCTTTGCCGGTCCACGCATCGTTCAAACTAAAATTCAAAACGCGCTGCGGAAAATTGCGGATAATCGCATCGGCTTCGCGGTGATCAATTCCAAGTACGCGAGCAACGTCCTTGATGACCGCTTTGGATTTTAACATGCCGTAAGTGATAATTTGTCCGACGCAATCCGAGCCGTATTTCTGCGTCACATAATCGATGACTCGTCCGCGATCACGGTCCGAAATATCCGTATCGATATCGGGCATCGAGACGCGTTCCGGATTTAAGAAACGTTCAAAAAGGAGACCGAATTTTAACGGGTCAATGTTTGTGATGCCGATGATATAAGTGACGATAGAACCTGCAGCCGATCCACGTCCCGGACCCACAGGAATTCCATGTTCCCGCGACCAGTTAATGAAATCCCAAACGATGAGCAAGTAGCCGGCAACATTCATATTGCGGATACAATTCAATTCTTTGTAAACGCGATCGCTGACTTCAGTTCCGTGATTCGGATATTGAAATTCTTCGTCGGGATAACGGCGTTTTAAACGTTGATTTGTCAAATAAATGAGATACGCATCCGCATCGCCGCCGTGGCGACTCGTCTTCGTTTTCTCCATGATTTTTTCTACCGCAGCTTTGTCTTCGGCGGTAAAAGTTTCTACGGTTTTGCCTTCATTTTTTGCGCAGTAATCTTTCGCTGCATTTGCAAACGCGAGTGGATAACCTTTATTGTATTCGTCTTCCATCACGCGGTAAATTTCTTTGCATTCTTCGGATTCTAAAAATTCTTTCGGAATCGCATAACGCGGCCAGAAGTCATCACCAATTCCCGTTTTGACTTCAAAGAAACAACGCTCCGCAATTTTATTTGAATTTTCAATCGCTTCGGGATGATCGGGAAAAAGCTCCCGCATTTCTGCTTCCGTGCGATAGTAAAATTGATCTGTCGGAAAACGTTTATCGGCGAACTCTTTAAATTTTTCGACGAGAGCAATGCAACGCAACGCTTTGTGCGCCGCTGCATCTTCGCGACGAATATAATGCACATCGCCAACCGCGACCAATTCACGATCAAATTCTTTAGCC encodes:
- a CDS encoding glycosyltransferase family protein, whose amino-acid sequence is MMTEKPFWLFCAGEDSGDILGKEIVQEILGKGFVAIGVGGIRMQSAGLLSVIPFDDLPVNGFFDVLRHFKILRRHFAKLSALLQNENCQGLVAIDYPGFNLKLMQQAIAQNKKVIYVEPPQIWAWKPKRIQKFLSPEARKLVELRALYPIEIQAYEKFGLHVQKIPHPFSALPKISVKKNAKTILLFPGSRLSQAKRNLKLYAFIAYKLTSKNFQVKFVASRKNLQNFFVKKLHQKFPIILSPASAEERNSLFRSAAAVICGPGSAVVEAHLAETPILVASRIEPLTYLLGKFFLRTKYLSLPNIEAEIFGGSISIPEIVQCTFSSAEKQGKKVLDIAQERGIISLSKS
- the dnaE gene encoding DNA polymerase III subunit alpha — its product is MSFVHLQVHSEFSILKSSARLDDIFSAAEADNAPAIALTDHGAMFGILEFQTRGKALNKKRKEKGLPPIKTIYGCHIYVDTSGANFKDPSTYERLTLLVENEKGYYNLLRIVSYRYEESKRWEEIPSVPLEIIEAHKEGIIAIAGDFFSRYGINVSAGREAPAKAFMESLTKIFDREHLYFSLCDNGIAAQKTLNLFTTALAKEFDRELVAVGDVHYIRREDAAAHKALRCIALVEKFKEFADKRFPTDQFYYRTEAEMRELFPDHPEAIENSNKIAERCFFEVKTGIGDDFWPRYAIPKEFLESEECKEIYRVMEDEYNKGYPLAFANAAKDYCAKNEGKTVETFTAEDKAAVEKIMEKTKTSRHGGDADAYLIYLTNQRLKRRYPDEEFQYPNHGTEVSDRVYKELNCIRNMNVAGYLLIVWDFINWSREHGIPVGPGRGSAAGSIVTYIIGITNIDPLKFGLLFERFLNPERVSMPDIDTDISDRDRGRVIDYVTQKYGSDCVGQIITYGMLKSKAVIKDVARVLGIDHREADAIIRNFPQRVLNFSLNDAWTGKDKKGKPVSDDYNPEPLHAFVNSREAYKELWDIALKLEDLPRQTGVHACGVVITPTPIYNLAPLYRADPADTPVVMYDKHYAEDIGLLKMDFLGLINLSIIQDTVNMVKKTHQIDVDMDKIPTDDKATFELLSRGMTTAVFQFESPGMQKYLRELKPSRISDLIAMNALYRPGPIDQIPHFINRKLGKEKIDCYHPDLEPVLGETYGVIVYQEQVMQLAQILGGYTLGGADNIRRIMAKKMPEKMAKLEPEFKKKCTDKGYDPAMIQKVWDAVLPFCGYAFNKSHAAAYAYVAYQTAYLKTHYGPEYMAASMTSKMGKTEDIVTIVQECKRMGITVLPPDINSSLGVFSANAKGQVVYGLAGIRNVGLPVIEDVVAERELHGPYKTLFDVCKRVSDYQSKQPEKRPPLSRKAIESLVLAGAFDKMSPTTPNRPTLMASVEKAIEVANRHRRDQDAGQTSLFDMFGGDSTESQMDESYEEAQPWGLMELLNKERDVLGLYLSAHPLDECRPELRGFTTNSLAESELNEIVDRNPKSIVCVGGIITKLRSFQSKKDETKTMGSGTLQDFQGEISIFFPPDTWERCRDHFGEDDRVIVRGKLTPQNLDPSSLQIIVDRAFSMDEVRNKLVSFIHVSVSSMELVDERMTAILERMEMAQALPGEHAAEVVFHVETLSGHIHTLRAQVIKVAYTPDFFEWLQREFGAENVWVSAKVK